In Sebastes umbrosus isolate fSebUmb1 chromosome 15, fSebUmb1.pri, whole genome shotgun sequence, the genomic window TGAAGCGATATTGCCTgggtaaagaaaaaacaaacaaacaaacattatggccattcctacacagctCTCCAGCCATATattctgtatgtatatgtagctactgagacattatagctggtcctagcaaaaacaaactaaaacgaAACCTTTACtgaaacactctgaaaactaaattaaagctatcaaaacactctgaaaactaacaaAAACTAAACTATCATAACCTTTCTCCAGACCGGCTCTCCAGAGACCGGCTGCGTCCTTCAGGCTGCCGTCCTCCCGCTTCCTCTCCGCTCCGCTCCCCCGTTACATCagtcagaagaagaggaggtgaagaaaccgggttgtttttctctcagagataaaatataaatagcgATGTAGTGTGTGGTCCCGCTGTCACACTTAAAATGGAACAAATGCAGAATAAGGCATCAAAACACACATTGTGAATCAGAATATCGTCTGTATATTAAAACACACTTCTTGCTTTATTCACTGCTGCTGTGTTGCCTCTTCAAACAAACTGTTACAGTGCGGACAAAAGCAGAACCCATGGCAATGGATGCATGTTAAATTATGGGATGTTATGTTCCTGAGCAACTCTGAAAACATGaaatcatgaaaataatatgaGAGCTACGGCACACTGTCTCTTGAAGTTCAGAATCAGAGGGGTTTTTACCAGCCCTCACAACTCATGTTATGGtgcgttcacaccaagagcaaCTTTTTACTTATCAGCATCATtatgatctgtttattgatattaacccaatctgtttgttttgggttcataccgcagtagcgacgtgtggctgctagatacagtcagtgcaatgacactgtatgtgaatacagctcgctgCCAGGTGATGTCATGAAtccagacacgacggcgtttggttttctgacatatctgagacttccacaacatgtacaaagcagcaacagtggttatttcttccatggttgatggaggaaagaaaagttctagcgcgaatgaacacaaatgatcccGGCAGTCAAACTCGAGCGAGTAAAGCGAGGCGCAAATTCGCTTCGTTCTTGGTATGAATGCGACATAAGTGTTGATGCAACAGCATCCAGACCGTCAGGTGGTCAGGCCTCTCCTCTGACAGGGGTGTTTGTAGTAACAGGACAGCTGGCTGAAGCGTCTGTCGCAGCTGGAGCACCAATACGGCCTCTCGCCGGTGTGCGTCCGCAGGTGCACCGTCAGGTTGCCCTTCTCCACGAAGCTCTTGCCGCAGTACGTGCAGATGAACGGCTTCTCGCCCGTGTGGCTGCGGACGTGCCGCACCAGCGTCGCCCTCCTGCCGAAGCTCTTGCCGCAGACGGTGCAGCCGTACGGCCGCTCGCCCGAGTGGATCCTCATGTGCGTCCTCAGGTTCCCCCGCAGGGTGAAGCTCTGACCGCAGACGCCGCAGCGGAACGACGTTTCCTTGTGAACTCTGAGGTGAAGCTTCAGGTTCTCCGTGTGCTCCAGATGTTTCCCACACAGGCCGCAATCTCTCAGATGCGCCGAAGCGTGAGTGAGCAGATAGCTAATCCTCTGGAAGGACTCACCACAaactttacagctaaacaccGGCGGAGGCTGATGTGGCAGATCAGTCCTGCTCTGAGATGAACTTTGTCCTTCATCTGTCTCCTCTGGTTTCCAAAGTCCTGCAGCCTCTCTCCAGTAGTCTCCGCTGTCTTCGGTCTCAGAGGACACCTCGACGAGGAGGTGAACATCACTCGCTGCTTCTGGTTCAAAGTCACCGTTTGGTTCTGACGCTCCACAGTCCATGCTGCCAACTTCTGTTTTAATCTGAGCAGCTGAGGTGCCGGCGTCCGTCTCATCCGCACGGTCAGTCGGGTACAGCTGGGCGCTCAGGTTCTGATCATCAGGGCAGTGTTTTATCCAAGTCTGCTGACGGTCTGAAGGGAAGCAAGAGAGAAgagatatttatattatatttttatgaatatattaataatagagctgacaatcaattaaaatagttaatcatgattaattgcaccttaaaaggagatttgtcaagtatttaatactgttatcaacatggcagtggaaaaatatgctgctttatgctaacgtatgtatatatttactattggtaatcaattaacaacacaaaacaatgacagatattgtccagaaaccaagTTCATTAagtttagttgacaagaaaTATGTAAAGTTATAagctaaaaatgaaatacaaaaatgaaataaaatattctactactttaaagggactgtgtgtaagaatcagaaatgcttgttaacagcgacacctgtggccgttaagtcaatgtaagtcagcgtcctgtttcttgcgcttgctcgctctacatagacatgaatgagcatcactcaaaacagtgaggcgacacacgtcagctaaaaccacaatatcactctatattccagctgcttggcagtaatgttagctgaccagacgaaggtctctccatgaatcagtgctgatcctagtgttggctttccctgcttcagcctcccgaccgcggccggagggaacgggagacaccggagttttggtcggagacgacaacgtttctctctgcggagccccgtcacttcacaagacacgggaaacctctgttggtctggaggagctgcagcagttacttctgcacaaacgtccactgtgcattcactagatattctcagagctagactaactcttctgcagtgtggagtgagcgtgcatgcacgtaagagtggagcgaaatagcgagaacgagcgtggtgtgtgagtgaaggcaggcagaggagcagagactccggtcctggagaccaaagctacggtctcctccgcgtccttcGACCGCggtcaacactgtttaacagacgggcttcactagatacaaccaagaggtttggGTGctttgtgtagtttgtgttggagtctgagtctgaacagcgtagccacgcgcgagcaacaggacgatgactttcgttgactaaactgccacaggtgtcgctgttaagaagcatttctgattcttagaaacagtccctttaaacaacgATAACAGCATCGGTATTAAAGCAGTCTAAAATAAACAGTTTGTGAATGAAGGACTTTAACTTTTAACTGAGTATTTCTACATGATGATCATTAACCTGCTGTGCGGTTCCTCCGGTCCTCCTCGGTCCTCAGGCTGTCCAGTTGTCTCCTCTGTTGGTCTATCTGGTCCCGGTACTGGGCCACGGTTCTCCCGAACTCTCCCAGGATGTCTTCCACCGCCGCCGTCAGCCGCTCGGTAACGAACCTCCTCAGCGTGTCGGTGTCGGTCTCTGACAGGTCTGACAGCGGGCtgccgggaggaggaggggacacCTGCTGGTCTGCAGACATGTTGGTTTACTTCTTCTCTCAATGATGAAATGAAGCGTTTGATCCTCCGAACAACACTAAATACTCCCGTTAATACCGGTAATACTCCCGTTAATACCGGTAATACTCCCGTTAATACCGGTAATACTCCCGTTAATACCGTTAATACCGGTAATACTCCCGTTAATACCGGTAATACCGGTAATACTCCCGTTAATACCGTTAATACCAGTAATACTCCCGTTAATACCGGTAATACTCCCGTTAATACCGTTAATACCGGTAATACTCCCGTTAATACCGGTAATACTCCCGTTAATACCGGTAATACCGGTAATACTCCCGTTAATACCGGTAATACTCCCGTTAATACCGGTAATACCGGTAACGGAGGAGAAGACACAGACAGATTAACGGTATAACGGTCAAAAACACCGAAACCGAACCGATAAAAAGCTCCTAAATGAACTGTTAGTGTTTAACAGACTGCTGTCAGAAAGGTAAACAATCCGGCCGAGGTCCGGCGGAAGAAGATGTCGTAGAGAAACTACATCCGTTCATCGATggttccttcttcttcttcttcttctttagtgtttattggcgcagttaccgccacctactggcctggagtgtggagcagtagagtggcaggaaaataataataataataataataataataataataataataataataataataataatattaaattatgaataaattaaagaaaattaaaaaatatatatatatatattctccaAAATCAATGGTTCCAGGACAACGAACTGTAggctattaaaaataaatgacaaggGGTGGAAGAAATATTCATATCTAACAAAcagtaaatgcataaataaataaattccacAAGAGGTTGAAGACATATTCATATCCAACCactgtaagtaaataaataaataaataaataaaagtatcatcagcaaaatgtactttaagtgtaacaAGTACTATTTATGCAAAATAGCATTTTATTGTCACAGCTGGTCGAGGTGATGCTAAATTGAaacttattataattattaatattattattattattattttgttagtGTGACATAATACAAACAGGTGGCAAATTATACAGACAAAAGTGTAACACAAAATATTCAGACAACAATCAACATGAGACATATGAATCagatttttgtttgtatttgttagTGCGAGTATTGTAAgttttcattaaattacaactttattcctcgtaatattatgacattattctcgagATCTCTGATTTCCCCCCCTAAATGTGGCCCAttatactccgtcgtacattctggcatttatatttcaCAAACTTAAATAtattctcagcattttgtattttattatttgcactgtggttatttattatatatcgCACgacttaatgcaaatatttgtaaatatttcatatttcttttaatcattatattatttttaatttaagtatttacttatatttctttacatatattgtgttcatattgtagcattatgtacatattttacatgttacatagtcctttatttctatctacttatatttctttagcAACTGTAACACCCCAATTTCCCCAcaagatcaataaagtatttctgattctgattgatCGCACAGAAAGTATTATAAGTATATTTTAAAGTCACCGTTTGGCAGTGGCTTACAATTAGAGTACAGAGCAAATTCTGGTATTACTGGTAGTGACTGTTATTAGTAGTTCAACCACTGAGTGGCAGTAAAGCAACGTCAATGTCAACAACCTGGAAGACAAATGTTTCTATTATCAATGCCAAGTTGACTAAACTGATTAACTGATTTGAACCTGTTAAtaagacccacaatagacccgtttttgtcctttttagaggggtacagggggtctttagggggagatagcaggtcaacagtagatgtcacatagaagtggtgtacatcatctgaaagctggaaacctgaagattaatttgagatgcagctcagcactgtgtgtcaagttgttctagtcatgaatcagaaataaacataaattaattaattaattgattaaagggactgtttgtaactttttaagcgtataaatgtaccgggtcgggacacatgcgcgctcgcgggTGGCTGCTgtactctcctcctctgcctgcttgcattcactcagacagcgcatgcgttctcgcgtactcgctccacctctagacgtgatcgcgtgctcactccacactgcagaagagttagtttagctctgagcatatctagtgaatgtacagcggacgtttgtgcagaaataactgctgcagctcctccagaccaacagaggttttccgtgtcttgtgaagtgacggggctccgcaaacGAGTTACGTTactgtctcgttaccgaccgggtgccggtgtctccctgttcactccggctgtgggcggagggagacgagtttctcgctgcggagatttctgcaagaattgcattttttttcggcgattggatggcaagcacttctgttgtgtaaactgctcagaaacctcgTTATTGTCAATTGAGctgggaaagccatccatcctctgaatgctcaaggtctttagtttgtggctgtaaagtttcatgaggctgtgattatactagacgtcaccacaggtcattttatacagcgaggtcaagtttaaaaaaatggtctcacgatatgaaatgtctcctatggggattaacatcatcacacatgaatacagttgggctcattggatccacaagagtctcagctttaaagtgacacccaatttatgtaattcaagactgtttagggaccccagtattcagaaatattcaaacacataattttagaatagaagacaataacacatttatactgcatgtgattatcataaagtgggcatgtctgtaaaggggagactcgtgagtacccatagaacccattttcattcacatatctcgaggtcagaggtcaagggttccctttgaaaatggtcaagacagtttttcctcaccaaaatttagcttaagtttggagcattatttaacctccttcctgacaagctagtatgacatggttggttggattcattagtttttatagtttcatatgatatttgtACCTTCaatagctctaaaactgaacctgctacagcctctgaaagacagtaaagttggttgGGATCGCCCGCGGGTCTCTGGGGGTTAAACGCTTCACAGTTTACagaataacatacagtataatactaatacattaTCAACGTTTCATATTGGCAGTGATATGGTGATGTTCTGGTTAAAAATGTCTAAACTTCTCTTCCTTTCATCATTACTACTGATACACTTaaattatatttagtttttatttcactttatgttcttttttttgtttgtttatctttgACGGAGGGAAAGACaatttttaaaacaataattgtaataaagaataaatacatttgtccTCAAAATGTCCTCAGATATTTGaggaacatttttcagagtctGAATAAAGCAAAGTTAAAACAAACTGCTGTATCTGTTGGTCGGGTTCAGATTGGATGAAACTGGTTTCACTTCCCTCTCTGAGCTcagtaaccatggcaacagacAGGCATCACTGCTGAAGCATGACAACAGACATGTTTCAGTACTAAAGATAAAGTGTGATTaccaagcaaaaaaaaaatctgatttgggtggttaaaaatattcaaaaaaatctgttaatatTTCAATACAAGTTGATAAATGTAACAAACAAGCTGCACTacaatttttcaaaatgaattaATAGTTTTCTATATATTGTTAGCTTCTGTTATTTCTTAAATAGCCATCTGTCCCAGCAGTGAGGAGGAAACAGCATGATGTGTTGAGGACAGCTAcagttcactgactctgtgtgtttgcatatgtgtCCTGCCTCTCTGCTCCCAGCCGTTAAGAGGCCAGTGTTGATCAGTGGCTGTCCAGGCCTTTCAGAGACACAATGATGATGCCACTGATTCTACTGCTGGCCACCCTGGGGCTCCTTGTTCAGGGTGAGACTCTCTTCTGAAAACTTTGCTTCAGGATGCAACCAGGTTCACCACAATGATGTTCTGCTATGATGGAGAAACACTAAGACAAGCAGCGTTTACCTTCTTCCATCTATCCTCCGTGTTAAAGAAACAATCTTTCTCCAAGCTGGATTTGTCTCAATAACCCTTCTGctctttttcatgttttcaggtTCATCAGGACAAATCATCCTGACTCAGTCTCCTGGATCTCAGTCTGTTGATCCAGGACAGACTGTCTCCATCAGATGTAAAACCAGTTCAAGTGTTAGTAGCTGGCTTCACTGGTACCTTCAGAAACCTGGAGGAGCTCCTAAACTCCTGATTTATCAAGTTACAACCCGTCAGTCTGGAGTTTCAGATCGTTTTAGTGGAAGTGGATCTGGGACTGACTTCACTCTGACCATCAGaggagttcagactgaagatTCAGGAGTTTACTACTGTCAGCAGGGTTACAGCTTCCCGTTCACACAGTGAAATAacgtcgtacaaaaacctccctcagcTGAAGAGGAACTGATCTGACTCAACAGCTGCACTCAAACTAAAACAACACAGGTTTTACAAAGAAAAGCAATATTTAATGATTAtacattaacattttaacactaaaaatataatgtttataagTAATGTTATACTTTTAATTTCAAACATTCTTTTTCACATCAAAGctaaactctgtttaaaaatgatttcaaGTCTTTAGTTGTTAATAATTAAGTTATTATAATTCTTTACCTTTAATCAATACATTATGATAACACATGAACATTAaaactattaatattatttatttatttattttatatcttaCCATTTTTCTGAGAAACTCGAACAtactaaaataaaaagtcatatcaTCATGAATTGATGTCTATAATATATTTTAGCCAGTTCGTGTGTTTTGTATTCCGgtgaacaaatatattttatgattgaattaaaaaaagattcatGGAGCATATACATAAGTAGCATAATAATTATTTCCTCTTGTcatctcttttatttatctctgtggCTCTTCAGTAGAAGCAGTATGTAAATAGTAACAGTATAATAGGTTAGAATTGCAGATCACActcattttatttctcttaaCACTGAAGATAAACTgctttttatttcagatttacaacatatttttcaggtttttgtagttttattcaaataatattgcaagtttttttgtgtttttccattgagtttatttatttgtttgtgtgtatgttttattttttatattatattactttattttgtattttttaatgttgttttgtttgttttgtgggtACATTTGTGAGCGT contains:
- the LOC119503806 gene encoding zinc finger protein 2 homolog; the encoded protein is MSADQQVSPPPPGSPLSDLSETDTDTLRRFVTERLTAAVEDILGEFGRTVAQYRDQIDQQRRQLDSLRTEEDRRNRTADRQQTWIKHCPDDQNLSAQLYPTDRADETDAGTSAAQIKTEVGSMDCGASEPNGDFEPEAASDVHLLVEVSSETEDSGDYWREAAGLWKPEETDEGQSSSQSRTDLPHQPPPVFSCKVCGESFQRISYLLTHASAHLRDCGLCGKHLEHTENLKLHLRVHKETSFRCGVCGQSFTLRGNLRTHMRIHSGERPYGCTVCGKSFGRRATLVRHVRSHTGEKPFICTYCGKSFVEKGNLTVHLRTHTGERPYWCSSCDRRFSQLSCYYKHPCQRRGLTT